From Spartinivicinus ruber, the proteins below share one genomic window:
- a CDS encoding GFA family protein, protein MANYEGRCGCGSIEYSFEGEPINSVFCYCKECQVHSGSDKWFGLWVPKGKFTITKGKPDTYTRKGDSGKDMHHQFCSNCGTNLCIDVTVADFYSVAASTLKDNSTFAPKMAIYTASAPSWAVFPEGIPKFDVLPPEVSG, encoded by the coding sequence ATGGCAAATTATGAAGGGCGTTGTGGGTGCGGGTCTATCGAATACAGTTTTGAAGGAGAGCCTATTAACTCGGTATTTTGTTACTGTAAGGAATGCCAGGTGCATTCAGGATCTGATAAGTGGTTCGGGTTATGGGTGCCCAAGGGTAAGTTTACCATTACTAAAGGCAAGCCTGATACTTATACCCGTAAAGGAGATTCTGGTAAAGATATGCATCATCAGTTTTGTAGCAACTGCGGAACTAATTTATGTATAGATGTTACTGTGGCTGATTTTTATTCAGTTGCTGCATCAACATTGAAAGATAACTCAACATTTGCACCAAAGATGGCAATCTATACGGCTTCTGCCCCAAGCTGGGCGGTATTTCCAGAAGGTATTCCTAAGTTTGATGTTTTGCCACCGGAGGTGAGTGGTTAA
- a CDS encoding site-specific integrase: MRNLVLRGTTYHYRKVLPKNLQKVIQKREITFSLHTKAKRLAHSKAFAVQAAVESSIYEMQRLTCREQQKNVYRELVVYIKTFQATGKIKKLQPVIVAPVLSEQLQEEPCLTLEEVYALFLKEKKKMDWGKRSAENNLPAFKCLIDILGNLEVKKVTKNVAIDFVQELYDYPVKRSRGKNKNLSLASLKEKGVPTIAPTTALKMLNYISGFFNWMQRRDYIKANPFSGLKPRAKHITAKTKEAFTTSELRTLFGHYLNKDSQLKKIWQFWIPALALFTGARLEELAQLNVADIKQAGDIYYLDINDCGTHQLKNKASIRKIPLHDLLMSIEFLDYVDSQEGQTKLFALTLNGGLYGKSVTSWFSKLKRQIGFPPSKVFHSFRHTFRDLAVESRVPSEHIKALLGHAQGDMTHGVYGSGFSLKLLNESMQQIDFSCVRDILVKD, encoded by the coding sequence ATGCGCAATTTAGTATTACGTGGTACTACATATCATTACAGAAAGGTATTACCTAAAAACCTACAAAAAGTGATTCAAAAAAGAGAAATAACTTTCTCATTACACACCAAGGCAAAACGTTTAGCTCACTCCAAAGCCTTTGCTGTTCAAGCAGCCGTTGAAAGCTCCATATATGAAATGCAGCGCTTAACATGCAGAGAGCAGCAGAAAAATGTTTATCGAGAGCTTGTAGTCTATATTAAGACATTTCAGGCGACAGGAAAGATTAAAAAACTACAGCCAGTTATAGTAGCTCCTGTTTTGTCAGAGCAACTACAAGAAGAACCCTGTTTAACACTAGAAGAGGTATATGCACTTTTTCTGAAAGAGAAGAAAAAGATGGATTGGGGGAAGCGTTCAGCTGAAAATAACCTACCTGCCTTTAAATGTCTCATAGATATTTTAGGAAATTTGGAGGTTAAAAAAGTAACAAAGAATGTAGCAATAGATTTCGTTCAAGAGCTTTATGATTATCCTGTCAAACGTAGCCGGGGAAAAAATAAAAATTTAAGCCTTGCTTCTTTAAAAGAAAAAGGTGTGCCTACTATAGCACCTACCACTGCATTAAAAATGCTCAATTATATTTCTGGTTTTTTTAACTGGATGCAACGTAGAGATTATATAAAGGCTAACCCATTTTCAGGACTTAAACCTAGAGCTAAACACATCACAGCTAAGACCAAAGAGGCTTTTACTACTTCTGAATTACGTACTTTATTCGGGCATTACCTGAACAAAGACTCGCAGCTAAAAAAAATATGGCAATTTTGGATACCCGCACTTGCTTTATTTACAGGCGCGCGGCTGGAAGAGTTAGCCCAATTAAACGTGGCTGATATAAAGCAAGCAGGTGATATTTATTATCTTGATATTAATGACTGTGGCACACACCAACTTAAGAATAAAGCATCTATAAGAAAGATTCCATTGCATGACCTATTAATGTCTATAGAGTTTCTTGATTATGTAGATAGCCAAGAAGGACAGACAAAGCTTTTTGCGTTAACTCTTAATGGTGGGTTATACGGTAAGAGTGTTACATCTTGGTTTTCCAAGCTAAAAAGGCAGATTGGCTTTCCACCATCAAAAGTCTTCCACAGCTTCCGCCACACCTTCAGGGACTTAGCTGTTGAGAGTCGTGTACCTAGCGAGCATATCAAGGCACTCTTAGGCCATGCACAGGGCGACATGACCCACGGTGTTTACGGCTCAGGGTTCAGCTTAAAACTACTTAATGAAAGTATGCAACAGATAGACTTCAGCTGCGTGAGAGACATATTAGTCAAGGATTAA